In Helianthus annuus cultivar XRQ/B chromosome 8, HanXRQr2.0-SUNRISE, whole genome shotgun sequence, a single genomic region encodes these proteins:
- the LOC110887660 gene encoding ATPase 8, plasma membrane-type — protein sequence VLTGDGVNDAPALKQADIGIAVDDSTDAARSASDIILTQPGLKVIVAAILTSRAIFQRMKNYTIYAVSITIRIVTGFMLIVVIWRFDFSSFMILVIAILNDSTIMTISTDRVKPSPLPDSWKVNEIFATGIVLGTYLSLVTVLFFWLSSRTDFFPRLFGVRSIVGNDDEVTPALYLQVRIISQALMTRSQSWSFLERPSTLLMLAFVLAQIQYMQTGILQRCKGSDGGGPGYRAPELLLRPKIWLCSW from the exons GTGTTGACGGGAGATGGTGTGAACGATGCACCAGCACTCAAGCAAGCAGACATCGGTATAGCAGTGGATGACTCCACAGACGCTGCCAGGAGTGCCTCCGACATTATCTTGACCCAGCCGGGGCTTAAAGTGATAGTCGCAGCTATACTAACAAGCCGAGCCATCTTCCAAAGAATGAAAAACTACACAATCTACGCAGTCTCCATCACCATCCGAATTGTGACGGGGTTCATGCTCATTGTTGTCATATGGAGGTTTGACTTCTCGTCTTTCATGATTCTTGTCATCGCTATTCTTAACGATAGCACCATCATGACGATCTCCACTGACCGGGTTAAACCGTCACCACTTCCCGACTCGTGGAAGGTCAATGAGATTTTCGCCACTGGTATCGTCCTCGGGACTTATCTATCacttgttactgttttgttctTTTGGCTATCCTCCAGAACCGACTTCTTCCCC AGGCTTTTTGGTGTTCGATCGATTGTTGGAAATGATGATGAGGTCACCCCAGCGCTATACCTTCAAGTGCGCATCATTAGTCAAGCACTCATGACGAGATCTCAAAGTTGGTCATTCCTCGAGCGCCCTAGCACCTTGCTCATGCTCGCATTCGTACTAGCTCAGATA CAGTATATGCAGACTGGGATTTTGCAGAGATGCAAGGGATCAGATGGCGGTGGGCCAGG GTATCGGGCTCCAGAGTTACTTCTTCGGCCCAAAATATGGCTCTGTAGTTGGTGA